The Dama dama isolate Ldn47 chromosome X, ASM3311817v1, whole genome shotgun sequence nucleotide sequence GAGATActatttgggagacctgggttcataaTTCATATCCAGGTTGGTAGTTTACAGCTCTTTCCTCCACCCCTAGGAATCCAATAGTTAtctccagcctttttttttttttttcttttgctggggTCTCTACATCTAGGTGGTTCTATTGGACTGTGTCCAGTGTGACCCCACATTTGTTCTCCCTATCTCTAGCATGGCACCCTTTTGATTGATTCCCAGGAAATCCTCAAACATCCCTTGCCTGATAAATTCTGGGAATGCTGGCCAGTCCCAACACAGTCAACCCTATCCTCTTGCCAATGACCACGTTCGCTTTCTTGGAATGTGCAGCACCAATTCTCTGCCTCTACTGCAGTGAACAAATGTCGAGTTCTTTGAGTGGTCTGGAGAAATCCCTCTCCCTACTGTTGAGGTGAAGGAGGTAATACCTCCACCATTAAAGCATTCCTGTAGAAGGTGGAGTGGAGTCTTAGCCTGCCAATAGATCTCTTCAGAGATGTgttttcacaagtttttccctCACTCTCCTCCACAATGagccttctttttatttcttggacTCTGTGCTGGAACATTTCCTTTGTAAATTCTATATATCATGATCTGGCTTTGGAATTCCCATCCGTTGTAGGGCATCTATGTCTTTctggaaatttaaattttaatatcatgCTACATaagtcttttttttcctaattaggtAGGAAACATTAGACTATCTCTAATGATATCTCCAGCTATATTCAAGtaacctcatttttttgacatgtaAAAAATTGAGATGGCaacattaacatttattgagcacctaccatgtaGTTTTAGAGATGTTTTCTCTTCTAACGCTAATGAAGAgagtttttcccttcttttaaaataataaaactaagaaattaattgACTATCTCAAGGTAACCCAGAAAATATAGATTAAAGGTGAGGCTGAAACCTAGGTCTATCTGACTTCAAAATCCATCATCGTTTCATTACAACATGATCTTCAAACTTTTTCACCAAATTATTCCAAATGGCAGAATAGAATGAACATACATCCCTGGAGAAGTCTGGCTAGCCCAATGAAGCACCACTGCAAGTGCAATATTTCTCTGAAGTCTCATGCTTGATAAAAAAAAAGCGTATACAACATTTGCATTTTATTCCACAATATGGTTTCATTGTCATATAAACTATCTTGAAAATTATCACTCAAATTGTCTATGTTCTCCCTATCTGAAATTTCAAGTAAAATTGATCCTCTCGAAAAATGCATCATGTTTACCCTGTAGTTTCATAAATCTTGAGCATACTACTCCAGTTTTCCATATTACAGTTTTCCTACTCCACAAGGCATTAGACTATGCTGCTGATTTCAAGGAGAGTCTCAACCCATTGTAACTGCTAGAATGAgggaaatgaaaagataaaggaTGCAAGACTTGTTAAAGAGAatttggggaaaaggaaaaagcactgcagtaatttcttaaaaattggtATAATACATAattatgctattattattatgaaattgaaagtgttagttgctcagtcttgtccatctctttgcaaccccatggtctgtaacctgccagactcctatgtccatggaatttttcagggaagaacactggagaaggTAGCCATTcgcttcaccaggggatcttccagacctggggattgaacctgggtctcctgcattgcaggcagattctttactgtctgaaccaccaaggaagtccccattattattatatactattattattattaattccaTAATAGAAATTGTTGATGACCATGAGTTTTTGGATGAACAAGGCATTAATGTCACTATAATATTGCAAAAGTGACATGGAAAAATTGGAATGTTGGAAAATCTTGGAATATTTGAAATGTTGGAAAATATTGGAAAAGGACATTCAGCTGTTCTTAACCTGGAGGCCATGGAGCACAGAAATTATATGCCTATTTCTAAAAAAGTGGACAGTCCATAGCTTTCATTAAGTTCTCACAGCAGTCGAAGACCCACCAAAGGTTCAGAACTACTGCTACAGAGAAAAGAGCAGAGACTTTGGGATAGCACTCCTTATTTTCAAATACTGGCTCCAGGCTTATTAAACTATGTGATATACTTCATCTCTAAgccttagttttcttatttgtaaaatgagaataataatattcaaactacagagttgttgcaaggattaaatgaaattctCTACATTAAATGCTTGACATGGGGTAAGCACTCAAGAAATGTTAATCTCCTTCCTCTTGCCACAATATATAAaacatgtgcatgcgtgctaagtggctttagtcatgtccgactctgtgcaaccttatcgactgtagcttgctaggcttctctgtccatgggattcttgaggcaagaatactggagtgggttgccatgccctcttctaagggatcttcctaacccagggatcgaacccatatctcttatgtctccggcattggcaggctgtttctttatcagtagtgccacctgggaagtcccatattaAACACAGTAATGGCATTTAAACTACAGTTGGATGAATCACTTATGGCACATGTACCCAGGATAAATATGCCTTATTTAAAGATATTCTACTTAAAGCttagaccacccccccccccccgccaccaatTAGAAACTCAGACCTAGATTCCAAGACTGATGTTAAATCTCCacaaaaacttcaaaataaaagaattcaGTTGGTGCCTAAAAAAAAGTTTCCCAAACCTGGGgaaatacatatgcacacatactgTTTATGAAGATGGAACTATTTAAATATCACTACATCCTGGCATGTTTGGTTTCAATTCTACACATATTAATTACTGTAAAATCTAAGATGAAAAAAGTCTTGAATTGAGCAGGAGATCTGATTTCCTTAAATGTCCTATGAAGAGGCTTTTACAAAAACAGGGAGTCTTTGCTAATCCTACAGATTCATGAAGAAACCTCGAAGGGGTTAAAGTGGAAGGCTTAGACAAACTTTGCTTCTGAGCTTCTTTCTTATCTCCTCCCTCTCAGGCTCCCAGCCGCTAAGGCAAAGCAGAGCTGATTCACTACCTTTCCTGCACTCTCTAAACTGTTGCCTGCGAAAGAGTAACTGGGGACTATTCAGGCTGCTTCCATTCAGGTGTTCCGGAAGGATGGTATATACACATCCAAAGGGACAATTCGCTTGGCTGTTCGGGGTTTACAAGGAGCAGGCATCTGAAACTGCGCTCTGAAGCTGTAAGTGGCAACCAGCGTTTCAAGTCACTAATAGAGGGTGCTTTTCTCTTTTGCGCTGGGAAGATCTGACTCTTCAGGAGGATGAAAGAGAAAGCGTATTTTGCATGAACATAGTCCTGTTTCTCTGGCAAAACAaggctttctttctattttccagATATTCCAGAGATGTTCCTGAACAACTTGCCCGTCGGTgtaagcttcaaaagggatcctTAAAAGGCCAGCCCCACTCATCCCATGAGCCACAAGAAAGGTAAGACTTGGAAATATGATGATGTTATTTATGGTGAAAATGCGGTTATTTATCCGCAGGTGTGACAAATCGGCACTGTCTGCCGCGAAAGATACAGCAGCTCTCACTTGAAACGCTTATTACTTAATGGCTTCAACCACTGAAGACGCGCTTGCGGCTGGAATTGTTTTTTCACAGGCTCCTGTGGAACTAGATTCTCTAACAGTTCCCACCCCGCTTAGCTTCTCTCCCCAACACCGGGCAGGTAAATGTGAACAGAACGCGTTAACTCTTGAAAGCTATTGCAAGAGCCAAAACTCTCTTCTGAGTTGTTTCATTGATCATTTTCCTTAGCTATGTGGTGAGATTTCAGCTCTGAAATTCTATAAGCAGGTGTCATTTGGAAAAATATAGAATTGCCAATTTAGAACTATCacattaaagaaaagcaaaaggaactATGGGGAGCTCCTTGAGGACCAAAACAGGGATCAGGTTACACTTATCTCTATATCCCCAGCACTTCAAAGGGGGCCTGGTACTTGGTTTGCACTCAAAGGTTTGCTGAATATGTCAGTCTGAATATATACAGAACTTTGCTTCTCTTATTCACCCTAGGAATCCCTCTCCATGTTGATGGATGGGCAAAGCTTCACATTCCCTTCTCATTTTAAGGAGCAAAATTCATGGTCTAGGTATGtatgttattttgcttttgtgaGGTTATATATACTGTGCTGATGTTGAACATAATCGGAGACTTGGCATTTCAATGTTCCTACCAAAATCATGAGTTTTTTTGCCAAGAGTTTTATTTACCAAATTAATGACAAAACATACAATTAGAAAATCAGAGGTGCATTCACATTACTTGTAGGTGTTTTGATTTACATTAGAAGTAAACCAGATGTCCAGGCTAATGTTGGACATTGGCCAGTTATTAAGTTAATTGCTTTTCATTTTCCCTTCCCCCAATCTCCCTTCccactttcctttcttcctctctttcccaaTGTTTTCCTCCTACCCTATCTTCATCTGTGCCTCTTAACCACTTATTTCCTCCCACTTCTTATCGGCATTTCCCACACCCCTCatcattttctcacatttttccttccttcttccccccTTTCCTccatctcccttcctttcttttcctaatGCCTTTCCCATTTTCCTATCCCTCACTCTCCTTATCCCTCATCAGCTTTCCATTACTTTTACAAAGACTAGAgactgattttcattttattagctTTCTAGAAAAGAAATGTAGGATACTATAATCTTACAAAGGTCTTTCCACAATAACCAGATTTTTTAGAATTAATAGAATTTTGGCTTCTTTTGAAATTGCAtggttgtttttctttccaaatggtCCAGACCTTTTAATAGAGCAATCACATTGTCTGTGCAACTCATCAATTAGTTAGCTAAGAGAGCTATGGCGATCCTATGTGGAAAGCTTTTATGAGAAGTTGTCACAGATATAGGAACAGATTAAGAAAGAGGACCCCCTTCACCCATATCTAACTTTTCATCTACTCATTTCAAAATCCTTCAGATTTAAGAAATTGAACTGTAGACCTCTCTGAATTGAACAGGATGTTTGGTGTTCTGCAGACACAGAGGTTTTAAGAAATATATGGTTAGTTTTAAAAACCCTCaaatgaaatgtttaaagaagTTGACAAACTGTATATGAGAGTGTTGTTATTTACAGCTTCTTCAAGCTTCATAGaattctaataaatatttaataaatagttAGACCTTAAGGAAAATTCAGTGTTGATTGTGTTAGAGGCAATATTATTAATTGTTAATGAAAAGCATCtatagacacaactgaactgtcTAAAACTTCAGGCCATGAACCCATTCCACgtagttttcctttaaaatcatgGAACTGAAATAATTCAAGAGCAAAGTTTCTAAGAAagtaattattcatttttttttttttttttggctgtggcacacagcttgcaggatcttagttccctatccagggattgaacccagcagtgaaagtgccaagtcctaaccactagactgccagggaattccccaaaagTGACTATTCCTTAATTCTAGGTTATACTCAGAAATTTAAGTCTTCTTTGCACCGTAAGAGATAGAAGAGTTGGGGAGGGAAATAAAAAGGGAATTTCAGGCACTTCCCAGCCTTTATTATCTATTGAAACAGAGATAACACCGTGCTTCTCTCCAGATTGTCAGTGTTAAGTGCATTTCTTCAGTCATATCCATGCATTTATTCAGTAATTATTGAGCAGCTATTGTAAGCATGGTTATATAAGGGATcacgtgcgtgcatgtgtgctcagtcatgtctgactctttgtgaccccatggactgcagcctgccaggctcctctgtccatggaattttccaggcaagaatactggagtgggttgctattttctcctccaggggaccttcctgacccagggattgaacctgtgtctcctgcattggcaggcagattcttttgccactgagccacctgggaagtgaagGGAAGGTTGAAAAAGATCCTCAAGGAGTTTATAAATTACAACTTgggaaaaaacacagaaaatagatACTTACAGTATTAGGTGAATGTAACTTCTCTAGGAGGTATGATAGAGAGCCTGTGGAAATTAGGATTTGATAAGAAATCAGGGTCAGTTTCATGAGCTGAACTATGAAGAATGGTACCATTTCCCCAAGCAGAGATATACAAAGATAGAAGGAACAGATCGAACAAAAAACATGAAGGCAGGGAAATAGGTGTCAATGAGCATTACAGCTTGATTGGAAAGTAGGGTAGTGGAAGGAATTAAAGTCAGCCAGGACCAGAACATGGACAGCCTTGAATGCCAAGCTAAGGAGAATGGAATAAAGTTAAAAGGTAATATGTGGGCTACcaaatatttattcctttttcattCTATAAGAATAGTTATAAATAAATCATATAGTGATGCAATGTAGAGTAAAAGGCACAaaacaaagaagacatatagcTTGACAGtttttttatataaagttcaaaacaaaaataaaaaacataatgtTTAggcatggggtgtgtgtgtaaataaaaGCAAGGTAATCATTAACAAAATTCAGAATATTGAATTTGATAGGGAGGAGCATAGGTAGGCATCATGTAAATTATTATTCTCAATCTTACAGTCGGTAGGTTCTCGTTCACAGGTGTTTGCTCATGGGTGTtactaagtaaataagtaaaagatAACCTGGAGGCACCCATGACAACACTGTGCCTAACCAGGGAGTCTGACTTATCCAAATATGTGTACTTGGAGGTCCATGGGAGACTAAAAAGACAGTATACTACTATTGAGACTTTTCCCACTTGGACAGCACTAACAGTGAGTGTTGATTTTCCTACTAGTTGTGTTCTGGAGGCCAGGTGAAAAAAGTATGCCTCCATGTAGGCTGCTGGGGACTGTCACAGTCCTGACTCTCAGGCACTCCATTCTATTTGTAGAGAGGTGCTTCTCAGCCCTGGCCACATATCAAAACCACCTGTGGACCTTTAAGCACTACGGCTgtttgcccccctccccccacacacaaaccCACTGCATCAGATCCTCTAACGGAAGGCCCCAGATAGacatattttcaaaaagtttagTAAGTGATCCTAAGGGCAGCAGGGACTGGAAACCATTCCTTGCAGAGTGTACTTGGAAACTCTGAATGGATAGCTTGTCACAAATATAGATTTCAGGGTCCTATTGAGACTCTGATCTAGAAAGCAAGGGGAAAGGCCTAGAAATCTGCATTTGTAAGACAAATcttccaggtgattctcatgAAGGAACTTCCTTCAGAAACACTGCCCCAAAGGTTCCAAAATCCTAGGGCCTCAGGGGAATCACTCTGTGTATTCGTTTCCTAGAGCTGCCATAAACAAAGTACTacaaactaggtggcttaaaacagaaatttattctcttaggtctgaaggctagaagtctgaaatcaaggcatcaacagggccatgctccctctgcACTCTGTAGAGTAAAATTCTTCCCTGATTCTTCTGGTTTCTGGTGTTTACTGGCAATCCTTGGCCCTCCCTGGTTTGTAggtgcatcactccagtctctgcctctgtcctcccCCTGTATATCTCTGCCTTCTTATGAGGagaccagtcatattggatttagGGCCAACCTAGTGACCTCACTTTAACTTGACTACATCTGCAAGGACCCCcccgcccttttttttttttaacaaataaggtcacatttgcAGGTACTAggtgttaggacttcaacatgacTTTTTTGGGGACACAATTCCATATGTGGCACtcttttaaacagtttttaaagtAGGGTCCCCAAACAACCAACAGAACAGTTTACTTTGTTCTTTAGCTGGGATATCTAGATAGAAAAACTGATAGTTAACTCTCAAAGCTTGATATGCAAAGCATCACCTGAAAATCTTGTGCTTAGAATACATATTCCTGGGCCTTGATCCAAAATATTAGAACTCAATAGGCCTGGCGAAGGGCCTAGGAGTCTACATTTTAAGTAACGTAGGAGGTTCATGCATTACATTCTTGAGAAAACCTGAGTTTAGGAGAATAAGAAAGGTCGAGAATCCAGTGGTCTGGGGAGAAAGAGCTCCCAAGAACAGACCTTGAAATTTGCATTTGTAACAAGCTACTCAGATGAGCCACTGCCTTTGGGGCTGGTGTTTTTAAGGAACAAAAGGATACCTATGTGATTACCTTTTCCGCTTGTTAGTGAATCAGAAATCAAAATAGATGTACCTTTAAGTATTGCAAAAAATGCTTCCTAGACTATAGCTCCAAAGACAGTAGAAAGATACCCTGTCCCTTTGCTCTTATTTCTGTGAACCAGGTGGTTCTGTACAGGTGATAGAGGCCATAGGTAGGTAGGCTAAGAATCATGCAGATTACAGAAAGTACAGTACCATGAGCTAGTAAATATAAACTCTAAGCTGAAGTGCTCCCAGGCTGGGGGAAAATTCAAGATTATAGGAAGAGTAATGTGATTTTTGGAGCTATTTCTATTAACTCTCCTTGGGCATGTTAACAAGCGACAGAACTGGGCTACCTTGTCAGCTCTCTGCCACTATTGCACATGGAAGATTAACAGGTGATGGTAGtctatgttttgtgttttttttttttttagtcacctATATTCAAAATTCATGTTGGGAAAAACAAGCTAAATCATTTTGGAAGCCTTCAACAGCAAATAGTTGACCCTATTACACACTGGAATGTTTTTGCCAATAAAGACAACATTCCATCTTTACCAATAATGAAAGATGAAGTTACTTGCTCAGAACAAACACACCCTTTCAATTACTTCTGATCTACAAATACTGGGGGGCAGGGGTGTATTCTTACCACACAGTCCTAAATGGGAGATAcagaatacaaaaacaaaattggGGGAAGCCTGAATTCCTGAAAATTCCATAATTTGTTAAAGTGACCCATGGCACTGGGACCTGgggtttgaaaaaataaatccttAGATTTAGATCTTCATTTCAGTGCTAGCTTTCTCAGTTAAACTAGAGCAGTGGTTTTCAGTCCTGGCTGTACTTTAGAGTCATTTGAGGAACTTTTTAACAATACCAGTGCTTGGACCCCCCCACCTACGACCAATAAAATCTGATTCTCTAGAGTGGTGAGCAGGCCCTACTGTGGAGATTATGATTCAGAAAGTCTAGATTGGGGCCCAGGGTCTATATTTTAATAAGTACTTCAGGTAAATTTTATGACCAGTTAGTTTAGAAAACACTGTCCTAATCTAGCCAAGTTATTAGCTGCTGTCCTCTGATTGGAATTTTTCTTTAACCTTGTAACAGGTATaccacttagaaaaaaaaaagcattcaaaaTGATAAAAACTCAGGATaccattttaaaactaaatttcaTATCTAAAACCATTTTGCAATAtatcagttaatttttatttcaaaagaaatcacCATCTCTCTTTCTTAGATACttgaatcttttatttttgttttttattttcaggaaaataaaTCTGTTGAGGAATTTGAAGAGTCAAGTCTTCTAAACCTAGACCTACTGCTGTCAGCATCTCTGAGACCTCCTCCATCTGAGAATTACCAGGTCTGACAACACTTTCCCTCCAGCCTACAGTGAGGGATTTCAACAAAACTGTAGAAAAGTTACATTCTCTAGACTTCCAACCCTCAAGCTGTGGCAATCAGGAAGAAACCTTACAAGCTCCATACTTAAGGGGGATTCAGAAAGACAAGAAGGGcaaaaactcagatatgcagagctGGAAATATACAAGCTTTTAGAAAATCTCCCCACAGAAGAATCCAATTAAATTCACGTAATTAATGCACACATTAGATAAGCTGTAGATAAAATAGAATGCTTTCTCTCGCCACCAAAAGATAGAAAAAGTCTGATTTAATAATCAGACATGCTTGTCCTCATACCAGTATTATAAAGCAGCTTTgccatatttattttaatcagtatAGGAGTAGGActgtggaaaataaaatattttatttatattttaagaaagtaGTTAAGAAGTTCTGATAAAAAAACTATTTGGGAGAGGGATGCTGTGCTGGAAAATAGAGATGGTATGGCAACTGCCAAATTAGAATATCATTTTCTTGCTTATGCAATACTGACTTGGCTCTGGTTGTGATTGCTTTGATTATGTATGAGATTGTTAGAACACCTCCAGCATATTCAGAGACAGTCTAAGTGACTGTGGAATGCCTCGAGGGCAATAGAAATCAACTAGAAATAGGTACTAACTCAAGTCTTGAGTGATGACGGAGGTGCATTTCAAGTACCATGGAAATCTCACTGGACGGGCCCATTTCCCCACCCTGGCAACAGAGGTTGACACTACTTCAGATAAGTATTCCAACCTGTATATGTATGTGGGCTTATTCCTGAGCCTCTTGGCCATTCTCCTCATCCTGCTCTTCACGATGCTCCTTCGACTTAAACATGTCATCTCACCCATCACCTCCGAGAGCACAGAAAGTGTTCCTCAATTCACAGATGTAGAGATGCAGAGTCGGATTCCTACTCCTTAAAGCCAGGATGAAAGTGAGCTTTACTGGATCTCAGTGAACCCTTGTATGTTGATGTCCAGGAAAGCTGACTTCATTACATGTAGCTTCCTGTGTAAGGAATCAACAAGTTGTTCATTTAACAAGTTGTTCATCCTTTCCTTGTGTTATTCTTTATCTTGACTCTGCTTGTGGGATACCTAAGAAGTTTGACTCCTTCCTTGTCAGGAATATAGGAAATGGCAGCTGCTTGGGAAGGTAGGTTTCCATGGTAGCCAACGAGAGGCTGGGCCTTGAGCAAACCTCAGATCACAGAAATTCATATGCAGctgttgtttaaaaaacaaacaccaccCTGGAAACTCCAAGAACAAGAGAAATTTGCCTTTGAAAGGGTTGATTGTTCAAAGAGGTTACCCTAAGAAAGGAACAAGTTTTGATTTAGCAGTTAGACCCAAAAGAATCACCTCTGGTTACATGAACTTAACTCATGTTGGAGGTTAATGGAAGGGACCACAAACCCTTTCCCGAAAGAGCAGTGCTTTTATCAACTATGGCCATCAGTTTTGTCCCAAATGAAAGAAGAGTCTTTAAAGACACTGTTtcaattttaaaagcaattttgcaAAAGTAAGTTTCTAGTAAACAAACTCATCTAGAGAGGGAAAATGTGCATTTTATATCTGTGTTATTACTATTACTGGACTTTTAAAAACTCAGATAATGGTAGATACATTACAAAAATCTGGAACAATGAGCTTCCCTTAAGCCAAgggaaaattaaatcaaaatatgcTTATGATAATGAACATTATATGATACGTGCACCTtctttgcccttttctccttccccatCACGCTCCAGGATTGAGTTGCACTCAAATTTAAGCTTTGTTTAAAGATGGCCTTGGCAAAGAAGACTCAACTGTACTTTAAAGCAGAAATGAAACAGTCTTGGTATTCTGTTGTTGAATGATTGTGGCTTTGGACAAAACACTCAAGCCTGCGGTGCCaggattttctttctgaaaaatgaTATGAGAGCTATTCAGTCATCACTAGACTCCTCTTAGATCTGAGTGTGAGAAAAAtagagacaaaggaggaaaggactAAACAATACCCTCCAACAAATCTTTATTGAGATCAGTGTCCTCAAATGTCACATTTGTCTTTCCCAGAAAATGTTCCTCCTTTCCTGATCCCTGCCAAAAGATGAAGTGTTTCACTTTTTAcctataaaagaaatatattttgaaaaatttcattcTCATAAACAGCCCTAGAGTACCAGTAGTGGGAAACAATttgattttttattaatttactttccaAAAGGGATCCAAAGGAAATGAGTACTGTTTACAAATTAGAAATTAGAAGGCTGGTCATACTCTTGCCGTCAAAGAACTAAAACACCCATGTTAATTTCtacctgcttttaaaaaaaaatcagttctcaCTTACACCTAAAATATGGTCATCAAATTTCCACCAGGTGCTCCCTTGGGAATTGTGACAGTGAGAGAGAAGTGGAATGGATGTTAGGTTAATGGCACCTCTACCAGACATGCTCTCGAGTTTGTTACCAATTTAGATTGGCTCCTTTACTTTGATCTAAATCTAGCATGATGGTGAAATTCCCAAGTGCTTTCTACTTTCATACACAGTCATTTGCCAATACTCTCCTCTCCAAGGGGCTACAAAGTGTGAAATCCCTACATGCAGAGCTAAACTTAGCAGCAAGCCTGCCTCTGGCACACCTGTTACAATAGCGTACCATAAGAGATGGCAGGTGCATTCTGTACCATTTGGAAGAGATGAGCAGGTAGATTAAGAATCGGATAGGGCATGCGCTTCCCCTTTTGGCATTGTCATTTCCAAAATGTAAAGTGATTCATATTATTTCATTCGGGGTTTTAAATTGTCTTTAGTCACACCCAGACCCTATGTACCCTTTAAAATGCTAGTTTTTGGCAGCCATACATGGACTTCATCAAAGGATGCCAATACACCCCAGAACTTCTTAAGGACACACATCTCTCCTCATTCCAGGCTCTGCCTTTTGTGCTCACAGTATTTGAATGCACTTTACAGTTAAGAAGTCAGTGACTGGATAAATGAAGGAACTGATTACATTTTTAGCAGCAGTGAATAGCAAGATACCCAATGCCTTGTGGCTGAATCTGATG carries:
- the SERTM2 gene encoding serine-rich and transmembrane domain-containing 2, translating into MTEVHFKYHGNLTGRAHFPTLATEVDTTSDKYSNLYMYVGLFLSLLAILLILLFTMLLRLKHVISPITSESTESVPQFTDVEMQSRIPTP